The following proteins are encoded in a genomic region of Garra rufa chromosome 22, GarRuf1.0, whole genome shotgun sequence:
- the LOC141298362 gene encoding VPS35 endosomal protein-sorting factor-like, whose protein sequence is MKLLSKASSPSSAVSEKVRTRLEELDDLEEGSQRELLNLSQQDYVNRIEELNQSLKEAWSTDQKVKALKIVIQCSKLLSDTSVIQFYPSKFVLITDILDTFGGLVYDRIWSMCADPQPLPESFSADDVNDTAKETCLNWFFKIASIRELVPRLYVEAALLKCNRFLTKSGIQETLQRLTAMIRGIGDPLVAVYARAYLCRVGMEVAPHLKDSLNKNFFDLLASFRQIHGESVQNQLVLQRVEIPIYLTLYSPAIHWILQCVAYRAPEVLLTEMMDRCKKLGNNALLLNSVMWAFRAEFVATRATDFIGMIKDCDEAGFPKHLLFASLGRSLSCADPPESERLSILNEAWKVITKVRSPRDYINCAEIWVEFTCRHFTKREVNTVLADIIKHMTPDRAFEDAYPQLQSVIKKILTYFNDFSVLFSMEKFLPFMDMFQKDSVRVEVCKSIMEVFIKHQQEPTRDPVILNALLHICKTMHDSVNALTLDDEKRALSLLINGFIRMVSFGRDFEQQLSFCVEARATFCNLEPVIIHLIHTVNQLAMETSRVMKGNHSRKTAAFVRACAAYSFITIPSLTSIFSRLNLYLLSGQVALANQCLSQADAFLKAAVSLLPEVPRTISIEGKQRSSEPFLLDFINNFLSTLLVVPDHPEQGVLYLVRGLLNMVQDYTWEDNSDAKIRVYVSALPLLAAMSQESYLYTISKVDSNETLYGGDPKFIAEINKLCETLIGQVLDHLKGLGRDEGVRRQGSLAFSLFGCLLAHGDLRNNKLNQLTVNLWNLSHKHGFCDTRTSVRTLEYIKHQAQQADMSHLSDMTARLSLQSRA, encoded by the exons ATGAAACTACTAA GTAAAGCATCCAGTCCTAGCTCAGCAGTGTCAGAGAAGGTGCGCACTCGTCTGGAGGAACTGGATGACCTGGAGGAG GGCTCACAGAGGGAGCTGTTGAACCTGTCCCAGCAAGACTATGTCAACCGCATTGAAGAGCTCAACCAGTCTCTAAAGGAGGCCTGGAGTACAGACCAGAAAGTCAAAGCCCTGAAAATCGTCATCCAG TGTTCCAAGCTGCTCTCTGATACGTCAGTAATTCAGTTCTACCCCAGCAAGTTTGTTCTCATTACAGATATCCTGGACACCTTCG GTGGTCTGGTGTATGACAGGATCTGGTCCATGTGTGCTGACCCTCAACCTCTACCAG AATCGTTCTCCGCTGATGATGTGAATGACACAGCCAAAGAGACCTGCCTCAACTGGTTCTTTAAAATCGCCTCAATCAGAGAGCTTGTTCCTCGATT ATATGTTGAAGCTGCTCTTTTGAAATGCAACCGCTTCTTAACAAAGTC TGGGATTCAGGAGACGCTGCAGAGGCTGACAGCGATGATCAGAGGAATAGGAGACCCGTTGGTGGCTGTATACGCACGGGCGtatttatgcagg GTGGGAATGGAGGTGGCGCCACATCTGAAGGACAGTCTTAATAAGAATTTCTTCGACCTGCTGGCCTCGTTTCGTCAGATTCATGGTGAAAGTGTGCAGAATCAGCTAGTGCTGCAGCGAGTGGAGATTCCCATCTATCTGACCCTCTATTCTCCTGCTATACACTGGATCCTGCAGTGTGTAGCATACAGAGCACCAGAG gttCTGCTAACAGAGATGATGGACAGATGCAAGAAGCTGGGCAACAA TGCTCTCCTGCTGAACTCTGTCATGTGGGCATTCCGGGCAGAATTTGTTGCAACGAGAGCAACAGACTTTATTGGCATGATCAAAGACTGTGATGAAGCTGGATTTCCCAAG CACCTGTTGTTTGCCTCTCTGGGTCGCAGTCTGTCCTGTGCTGACCCCCCAGAGAGTGAGAGACTCTCCATACTCAACGAAGCCTGGAAGGTCATTACTAAAGTGCGAAGTCCAAGG GATTACATCAACTGTGCTGAGATTTGGGTGGAGTTCACCTGCCGTCACTTTACT AAACGGGAGGTGAACACGGTTCTTGCAGACATCATTAAACACATGACTCCAGACAGAGCTTTTGAGGATGCATATCCACAG TTGCAGTCAGTGATAAAGAAGATCCTCACCTACTTCAATGACTTCTCAGTGCTCTTCTCAATG GAGAAGTTCTTGCCCTTTATGGACATGTTCCAGAAAGACAGTGTGAGGGTGGAAGTGTGTAAATCCATCATGGAGGTCTTCATCAA ACACCAGCAGGAACCAACGAGAGATCCTGTCATTCTCAATGCGCTGCTGCACATCTGTAAGACCATGCATGACTCTGTCAA TGCTCTAACTTTAGATGATGAGAAAAGAGCTTTGTCTTTGCTGATCAATGGATTTATTCGTATG GTGTCATTTGGGAGGGACTTTGAGCAGCAGTTGAGTTTCTGTGTGGAGGCCAGAGCGACTTTCTGTAACCTAGAGCCCGTCATCATCCACTTGATACAT ACAGTGAATCAGTTAGCAATGGAGACCAGCCGCGTAATGAAAGGCAATCACTCTCGCAAAACGGCTGCTTTTGTCAGG GCATGTGCTGCCTACAGTTTCATCACCATTCCATCCCTCACCAGTATCTTCAGCCGTCTCAACCTCTATCTGCTTTCTGGACAGGTAGCGTTGGCCAACCAGTGTCTATCCCAAG CTgatgcatttctaaaagcagcAGTCAGTCTTTTGCCAGAAGTCCCACGAACCATCAGCATTGAGGGTAAACAGCGATCATCTGAGCCCTTCCTCCTCGACTTCATTAACAACTTCCTCTCCACACTGCTCGTAGTACCG GATCATCCGGAGCAGGGTGTGCTGTATCTGGTGCGAGGGCTGTTGAATATGGTGCAGGACTACACCTGGGAGGACAACAGTGACGCTAAGATCCGCGTCTACGTCAGCGCTTTACCATTACTAGCAGCAATGAGCCAAGAAAGCTATCTCTACACTATTTCTAAAG TGGATTCCAATGAAACCCTCTATGGAGGAGATCCCAAGTTCATCGCAGAGATCAACAAGTTGTGTGAGACTCTGATTGGACAGGTTCTGGATCATTTGAAGGGGCTGGGCCGAGATGAG GGAGTGCGCAGACAGGGCAGTCTGGCTTTCTCTCTGTTTGGCTGTCTGTTGGCTCACGGTGATCTACGTAACAACAAACTCAATCAGCTGACTGTCAACCTGTGGAACCTCAGCCACAAACACGGCTTCTGCGACACGCGCACATCG GTTCGGACTCTAGAGTACATCAAACATCAAGCGCAGCAGGCAGACATGAGCCATCTCTCTGACATGACGGCACGTCTGTCATTGCAGTCCAGAGCTTGA